One Nocardiopsis gilva YIM 90087 genomic window, AGCTCCGAGCGGTCGCGGCGACGGCCGCCCAGGCCCAGAAATCCGCGCCGCGTGGGCGGCTGGAGTACACGCCGCTCGACGATCGGGAACGCGGGAGTGCGCGTGTCCATGTCCGAGTCCGTGTCGGTGGTGCTCATCGTCTTCTCTCCCGGTTTCCTAGGCCGTGGACGTGCTCGGGCCGATGGCCCTGAGCAGGATCGCGAGGATGTGTTCGGCGAACGGTCGTTCTTCGTCGGGGCGGCGGGCGATGGTCGTGAAGGCGGCGCGAAAGTCCTCGTGCTCGTCGCGTGGCAGGGCCTCGGCGAGAGACGCGACGAGCGCCTGGCTTCGCTTGTCGGCGTCGGCGCTCAGCAGCCGGAGGGCGCACAGCGTCTCCCAGAGCGCGAGGATGGCGGAGCGCCGAACCGGCCGATGCACGATGACGGCCGCCCACAGGTCTGCGACCTGCGGGATGACCGTGGGATCGCGGTCGATGTGGAGCGCGACGGCCGGAGCGTCGTTTCGCGCGGATTCGACGGTCAGGACGGAGAGGACCGCGCGCAGTGCGAGCGTGCGGCGATGGCGGGTCCGATCGTGCGGACGGGTGCTGCGGAGAAGTTCCTCCACCCGCCTGAGCAGTTCCCCGGCGCTCTGCTCCTGGTCGGTCAGGGTGCCGAACAGGGCGCCCAGGGCGATGGCCGCGTCAAGGCCCAGCGCCGGTCCCGGAACGTGGACTGCCGGTCGGAGCGGGTCACTCGCGTCCACGATGATCCGCATGAGTCGGCGGATCGCCTCGGAGAGGTAGCGCACCCCCAGTGCCCCGCTCCACGCGAGCACCCCGGTCTCCTGCTGCTCATTCGTTCCCTCGGTGGTCCACCGGACGGCGGTGCGCAGCGCCACGGGCGCGAGCCGGTCGTCCCGGCACATCACCCACAGGACATAGGTCGCGGTGATCTGGCCCGCCCAGTCGGCGGCGCCCCGCGACCACGGTTCCAGGTAGGTCTCCGCGACTTCGTCCAGTGCGCTTGCCGCGAGCGTCGCCAAGCCCTCGGCCGTCGGGACACGGAACCGCTGCTCGGCGATGACCGTGTCGATCCAGGTCCGCACGGCGTCCCAGAAACGCACGTCGAAGCGTTCCCACAGCTCACGGAGGACCTCGACACGGTCGTTCGCCTCCAGGAATACCGGTATCCGCTGCCGGACCCCGTCCGCATGGTGGTGCTCCACGCGGACCAGGTCATGGGAGAAGCGGCCGATGCGCCGCTGAGGCAGCACATCCTGGCCGGGTGGGGGCGGCTGCGGCGCCTCGCATCCTGTGCTCGGCCGTACCGGGGGAGGCATCCGTGCGGCGAGCGCGGCGTCGAGGCGCAGTGCGGTGGCCTCGATGTCACGCTGCTTCATCCCGAGCATGAATGCGAGGGCGGTGATCTCCACGATCTCGTCGCGGGAGCGTTGGCGACCGCCGTCGTGGTCATCGGCGTGTCCGCTCGTGGGCGGTTCAACGTGCTCACCGCCGAACCACTGGCCGATCCGCTGCCGGTCGGCTTCGCGGAACACCTCGGTCACCGCGGCTTCGGGGGCCTCGCCTTGGGCGAGCCGGTTCGCGACTTCGACGAGGTCGGCCATGGTGCATTCGTCGGGGACCGATGCGGCCGCCGCGTCGGTGCCGCCATCGGCGATTCCGGAGCCGAGCCGCTCGCGCAGGACGTGGCCGGTATCAGGACGCCGCCAGGGAATATGCGCTACGGATTCGGCCGACGGCGCACCGGGACGCGGGGTGGTCGTGATCACCAGGTGGGCGCCGGCGTCGGTGACCCGGTCGCGCAACGCCTTCCAGTGGAAGTCGCGCTCTTGGAGCGGGCCGTGCCCCTGGCCGCCGAACCAGTCGAGGACGATGTAGCCCCTCCCGCGCGTGTAGGAACGCTCGGTGAGCTCATGGAGGGACATCGAGGGCGAGAGCACCACGACGAGGCCCTCCGTCACGTCGCGGATCAGCGAGATCGCGCCGGTGCGCCGCCCGAGACCGGGATCCCCCGTGAGGACGACGAGGTGGGCCTTGCGGAGCTCTTCCCTGGCCTGCTGGTAGGGGGCGGGATGCACGATGTGCCGCAGTGCCGTGCGGACTTCGGCGTCACTTAGGCGCCCGGTTACCTTGGCCGCCGCCGGACGGCCCGTCCCGGCAGCGATTCCGATGGTGCTGTCCCCGGCGCTGACCGGACCGTTGAAGTAGTTGTTGACCGCGAACATCCGGTCGGCACGCTCGTCGGCACCGAGTCCGCTAGCTCCGGAATCACGAGTGTCGTCGGGGTCCGACTCCCGGCCGTCCCGCTCGGCCTTCTCCTCGTTCTCCGCCTCCTCGCTCTTCCGCCGCTTGTCCTCCTTCTCTGCTGTCTCCCGCCGCTCCCTGGCCGGGCCGTCCTCCGCCGCGGCGTGAGGCGCGGCATCGACCGGACCGTCTCGCCCCGCGTCCCCGGACGATTCGTCGGTCACCCGTTCCTCCCCTACTCGAAGCGCATTCCGATGACGCCGTTCGAGGCGTCGACCTGGTCGTTGAACTCGTTGTGCACCACGTGTCCGGCGCTGTAGTGCTTCGCGTCCCGCGGACCGCCGCCCGACGTCGCGGCGTCCCGGTCAGCGGCACGCGTCGGCGGGCTCGAGGGCTTCTCGGCTCCGGGGTCGTCCGGCTCGGATGCTCGGCCGAGATCGAGTCCGTGCACGTCGTGTCCTGGGACATGGATCCAGGCGTCCTCGGCGAACTCCTTGCTGACCACGCGCACGCACCGGAAGTCGGTCACCTCCAGGCCGGTGTGCCGCTGCATCACGGTGTCTAAGAAGACCGGTTGGGAGACGATGACCGCGAGGTCAGCGCCGGAGGAGGCGAGTGCTCGGCGGAGCACGTCGCTGTCGACCAGTCGGGCCACGGCGACGATGCCCTTGCCCCGGTACCCGTGGGGTGAGGCGACCGCGGTGCCGTGGTGGATCGCCAGGCGGAGCCGGAGCCGTGCCTCGGGCACCAGGTCGTGGTTGTAGCGGCGCAGCGCCGCCGCCAGCTCCCGGACACACGTCTCGACCACGACCGGTTCCGGAGTGTCCGCCGGGAGAACGGCGAGTTCGCCGTCTCCCGTCGAATTGACCTCCCAGGATGCGCGTTTGAGTCCGGAGCGCGTCACGGCCCGTCTGAGGAGCTGTGGCAGTGCTTCTTGAAAATCGGCCTGCCGCTGGTCATCCGCACTCCCGAATCCCTTGATATCGACAGACCAGAGCAGCCGGCGACCGAATTCTTCATGACAATCCATACCCTTCCTCCTCCTCAGTGCCCGTTCATCCGATTCGAACCTCGAACCCAACGCAAGTCTGGCGCGAAACAGTCAGGAGGATTCCTGATCAGTCGGCATTCTCATGGGCGAACTCCCTGATAAGGGCTGTGACGATACACACACCCGCAATTGCTGATTGATCCGGGATTATGGCAGAACCGCACGCTTCCAATGGAATCAGTAATCGAGGCCGATCGACCCCCAGGAAGCGCGAAAGGGTCAAAATGACGAATCAGGACCCAAACGACATTTCAGCCGCGTTGGCGTCCATAACCCTCTTTCAGAGCAATGTCCAGCAAGCAGACGGAAAAGTGGGCGCTCTGCTCGTGGCCTACGCTGGCGCCGCTGTGGCGGCGATGTCCTCCCAGTCGGAGCTCTCCGAGCGGGGCGACGTGGTGGCGGCGCTGCTGCTGGCGGGGTTCACCATCGCGTTCCTCGGTTCCGGGTATCACCTGGCGCAGGCGCTGCGACCCCGCATGGGCGTCCCCCACGGGGCGAACCGATTCGGGCTGACGGGGATAGGCGCGTCCTGGCCGGCTCCAACGCCCTTCACGAGTGCGGAGGCCTGGGAGATGTCACAGATGCTCGCCGCGATCGCGCAGCGCAAGAACTTCCATGTCGCCCGTGCCATCCCCTGGGTCGCCGGGATGCTCTCCGTGGGGATCGGCGGGGCGGTGGCGGGTCTGCTCCCGGGATCCTGACCGGGGTTCAGGCGAGGTCGGCGAATACCCGGAGGCGGTGAAGGTCGACCACCGTCACCTGCCGGTAGCGCGACCGGATGTAGCCGTCGTCCCGGAGCCCGCGCAACGCCTGCCCCACGGCGTCCTCCCTGGCCCCGATGAGTCGCCCGAGTTCCGCCTGGGAGAGGCGCACCCCGAGATCGAGGCCGTCGTCGGTCACCGCCCCATGGCGGTCGACGAGATCGACGATGACCCGGGCGAGGCGCACCGGGACCTCGTAGACCGCGAAATCGGTGCGACGACGCTCCGCCCACTCCAGGCGGTCGCCCAGCACAGAGCCGATCGCACCCCACGCATCCCGGTTCCGGTCCAGGAAGTTCATGAACACGGGAGTGGGGATCGCCTGGGCGATGGTCGGCGAGCACGTGGTCACCGTCGCCATCGGGGCCGATCCCCGCAACGGCCCCATCTCGCCGACCACATCACCGCTGACGCGGACCGCCAACAGGGTCTCGACACCGTTGGGCAGGCGGGTGGTGACCTTGACGCACGCGGAGTTGCCCGGCTGTGACGACCGGAGGACGTAGACCGTGTTCTCCGAGTGGCCCTGTCGAAGGAGCGTCGTGCTCGTCGGGTACGTCCGCGCTTGCGTCAGCCCGAGCAGATCCGCACGGGCGGCCTCACCAAGCCGGGACACGAACGTCCCCGCGGGCCACTTACTGATGAGCATGGCGGGTTCCGTCACTCCTCTCCATGGCGCCTCCCCAGTTTGCACTGCCAGCTCGGGCTTGTGGGAAGGGTGAGGGGAGCAGACGATGGGCCGCCGTCAGCTCGCGAGGACCGGATTGACCGGGATCAAGCCCCATTCGTCTTCGTAGCGGCGCAGGAATCTGGCTGTCACCGGCGCGTCCAGGTCGTAGCGCCTTTCGATCTGGTGCTGGTACTCCACGGGGTCGATCCGCGGGTCCGTGATGCCGGACGCTTCGCACAGCAGCTCGCGCGGCGCGCCGAAGAGCTGGCCTTCATAGGCGCGCAACAGCTGGCCCAGGATGATCCCCTGGTTCACGGTCACCAGCACGCCATCCGGGTCTCCGCGCCCGAACGGCAGGCTCGTGGTCACGAACTCCGTGCCCTTGGGGAGAGGAGCGACAGTGATCGCGAGCGGATACTTCCAATCCCGGCCTGAGCGGTCCTCCGGGGGATGCGGGGCGCTGGGCACGGTCCCTCCCTGTCACGTGCACGAATACGGACCTATAGCGGGGTGATCATGGTAAAGGGCGTGGCTTCGCCGATTCCACGCGCGACCACGACGAACAGCCTCGAATCGATCAATCGCGGGCGGGATTCGGCGCAGCGACGGGCTTTTCGCGTCTCGTGGCCGGATCCGGCCACCTGCCTGGACAACGACGCCACGAGGGTCGCTAGTCGTTTCCCCTCAGTCGGCGCCGATGCCGACGTTCGGTGTGGATGATCATGAGCGCCTGGCTGCGCGCGACCTCCAGGGCCTTCTCCAGCAGCGCTTCCCGTTCCGCAAGTGTGAGGTCGTCATCGGCGGTCAGGTCGGCCGAGACATCGTCATAGATCCGCTGCACGAGGTTGACTCCCTGCCTGCGGTAGTGGCGTGTCTCGACCCTGGAGCCTCTGTCGTACTCGGCGGCGATCAGCCGGTCCTCGACGGCCTTCGGCTCACCGCCGCCGGCCATGCGCCGGAACGAACCCGATTCCCACCCCAACTTCCGCTCCAGCTTGGCAAGGGCGAAATCGCTGTAACGCGTGCGTTCGCCGAGCTCCATGGCCTGCAGCAGCCGGTAGGAGATGGACGGCTGCATGCGAGCGAACTGAGCACGGTCCAAGCCGAGCGCCTCGCGACGCTTCCTCACTGCCTCGCCGACGTCGGCAATGTACGCACCGAGGTCTGTGCTGGGTCGCGGCATGCGCGCTCTCCTGAGGTTCTGGGCTGACATCGGCATCATTGCCGAACTTGCCTTCGGCATCAACAAGCAACAGGGCCCCGTCTCAGCAGCCACCGTGGGCTGCCCGCTGGTGACCGCGGCCGGCGGGAGCCCTTTCGGCCTCCATCAATGCCAACACCAAGAATGATACCTGGGTACTTGCCGTACATGCTTATAAATGCTTAGCTTCTCGCATGGCACGCACCTCACCGAGAGTCGTCATCCCCCCACACCCTGGAGAGGCCCCATGAACCTTCCCCAACCCAAGGGGCGGCAGAGCCACGTCATCTACCTCCCCGCCACGGGTCATCAAGTGGTTCTGGGAACCGCTGGAACCGGGAAGACGGTGATGGCGGCCATGCGCGCGCTCCACCTTTCCCAGCCCGGCGCCCCGGCCTGGGGCAGGACTCTCCTCATCACGTACAACAGAGCGCTGGCGAAGTATCTGGCGAATATGTCCGGCGGGGACACGGAGAACTTCCACATCCGTACCTATGGACGGTTCGCGCGTGGCTATCTAAAAGACCGCGGTCTCATACGCGGACGCAACATCCTCGGCAAGGGACGAGTCGGCTTCGTGCGGCGAGCCGTCCACGCGGCGGCCACGAACCACCCGGGGCTCAAGCTGTTCGAGCGCGAAGCGGAATGGTTCCGGGACGAGATCTCGTGGATCACCGGCATGGGATTTCAGGACAAGGAAGAGTACCTGGAATCCGAGCGTCTCGGCCGGAAGACCCCCATCAGGGGCCGGGCCAAGGAAGCCGTCTGGGATGTCCTTGAGCACTACCGCGAAGTGCGGAAATCAGCCGACTACGACTTCGACTGGGACGACATCGCCATAACGGTGCGCCACCAGCTGGCCCTCGACGACAGTCCGAGACACTACCGGCACATCGTCATCGACGAAGGCCAGGACCTCTCTCCCGAGCAGATCAGGTCACTGGCCGACGCCGCGGCCCCCGACGGATCGGTGACCTTCTTCGGCGACTATGCCCAGCAGATCTACGGGCAGGCCATGTCGTGGAAGTCCTGCGGCCTCAAAGTGAGAAAAGTCGAGAGGTTCCAGGACAACTACCGGAATTCCACCGCGATCGCCAACGTCGCGATCGCCCTGAGCTCCCAACCGTTCTTCGGGAAATCAGACGACCTCATAGCTCCCATCGCGCCGAGCGCAAACGGCCCCAAGCCGACCCTGGTGAAGTGCCGGAACCAGGAGGAGGAGATCAGGGTCATACGGGACACGGCCCAGCGGCTCGCCGCCGAGGGAACCGTGGCGATCATCGGCCGCACATGGGCCGACCTCGGCCTTGTCTGCCAGGGACTCTCCTCTCAGCGTCTCGACACCGTTCCGTACTCGTGGGACGCCGATCCGGGCATTTACCACACGACGTTCCACTCGGCCAAGGGGCTGGAATTCCAGTCGGTCCTCATACCTTTCTGTGGGGCAGCCAGCATGCCAATGCAGGAGACCGTCGACTATTTCGGCGCCGAGGACGCCTGGGAGCGCGAGGCCAAGCTCCTCTACGTTGCTATTACGCGAGCCAAGTCCGACCTCCTCATCACCTACAGCGGTGACCGGACCCCGCTCCTCCCCACCGACGACGGCCTGTTCACGGAGATCCAGCCATGACATCCTCGTGCCCCGAGGTCGCTGATGCCCTCCGCAAGTGCGCGTTCACCCGCCTCGCCCACTTCACTCCCGCGCGCAACCTGTCCTACATCCTCGGCGACGGCCTGATCCGCAGCAGTGCCGACTTGGCGCTGAAGGCTCCCGACTACTTCTCCCCGACCGACAGGGAGCGGTTCGACGGACACCCCGACAAAATCTGCTGCACGTTCCAGTACCCCAACGGTTACTATCTCGCCCAGGCGAGGGCCAAACCGGAATACATCAACTACCCCGACTGGGTATGCCTCTTCCTGGAGGCGTCGCTGGTGACCCGCCCCGGCACGCTTTTCGCCCCGCACAACGCGGCCAAGGACAACGGCGCGCACCTGAAATCAGGCGGTGAGGGGCTCCTCGCCTGCTTCGCCAACAGAGTGGGCGAACAGCACCGGAGACCCTCTCATCTGCCGGGCGCGGCCACCGACCTTCAGGCGGAAGCACTCGTGCCCGGGCCCATCGACATTCGCCACGTCACCGCCGTGGCCGTTCCCACCACAGATGACGCCGCCAACGAATGTTCTCGGCTGCGCGTGGTTGGACAAAACCCGGCCCGCTTGTCCTGGATTGTCTCCGATGCCCTGTTCGATAGGGACGAGCTGCGCAAGCGGATCCACGGTGGGAATTCCATCCCCCTGGCATCCTGGGAACCCTCAGATGATGGGGAGAGGCGATGACGGAGCCAACTCCTGTGGACTGGCGCGACCGGAGCCAGGGCACGTTGCTCGGGGCCGCGGTCGGAGACGCTTTGGGCTGGCCGCAGGAG contains:
- a CDS encoding Crp/Fnr family transcriptional regulator yields the protein MLISKWPAGTFVSRLGEAARADLLGLTQARTYPTSTTLLRQGHSENTVYVLRSSQPGNSACVKVTTRLPNGVETLLAVRVSGDVVGEMGPLRGSAPMATVTTCSPTIAQAIPTPVFMNFLDRNRDAWGAIGSVLGDRLEWAERRRTDFAVYEVPVRLARVIVDLVDRHGAVTDDGLDLGVRLSQAELGRLIGAREDAVGQALRGLRDDGYIRSRYRQVTVVDLHRLRVFADLA
- a CDS encoding helix-turn-helix domain-containing protein, which produces MPRPSTDLGAYIADVGEAVRKRREALGLDRAQFARMQPSISYRLLQAMELGERTRYSDFALAKLERKLGWESGSFRRMAGGGEPKAVEDRLIAAEYDRGSRVETRHYRRQGVNLVQRIYDDVSADLTADDDLTLAEREALLEKALEVARSQALMIIHTERRHRRRLRGND
- a CDS encoding 3'-5' exonuclease encodes the protein MNLPQPKGRQSHVIYLPATGHQVVLGTAGTGKTVMAAMRALHLSQPGAPAWGRTLLITYNRALAKYLANMSGGDTENFHIRTYGRFARGYLKDRGLIRGRNILGKGRVGFVRRAVHAAATNHPGLKLFEREAEWFRDEISWITGMGFQDKEEYLESERLGRKTPIRGRAKEAVWDVLEHYREVRKSADYDFDWDDIAITVRHQLALDDSPRHYRHIVIDEGQDLSPEQIRSLADAAAPDGSVTFFGDYAQQIYGQAMSWKSCGLKVRKVERFQDNYRNSTAIANVAIALSSQPFFGKSDDLIAPIAPSANGPKPTLVKCRNQEEEIRVIRDTAQRLAAEGTVAIIGRTWADLGLVCQGLSSQRLDTVPYSWDADPGIYHTTFHSAKGLEFQSVLIPFCGAASMPMQETVDYFGAEDAWEREAKLLYVAITRAKSDLLITYSGDRTPLLPTDDGLFTEIQP
- a CDS encoding DarT ssDNA thymidine ADP-ribosyltransferase family protein codes for the protein MTSSCPEVADALRKCAFTRLAHFTPARNLSYILGDGLIRSSADLALKAPDYFSPTDRERFDGHPDKICCTFQYPNGYYLAQARAKPEYINYPDWVCLFLEASLVTRPGTLFAPHNAAKDNGAHLKSGGEGLLACFANRVGEQHRRPSHLPGAATDLQAEALVPGPIDIRHVTAVAVPTTDDAANECSRLRVVGQNPARLSWIVSDALFDRDELRKRIHGGNSIPLASWEPSDDGERR